The sequence ACATCTCGAGTGTTTCTACTggattatttttcatattttgtcCTCTTCCTTTCTTATCTATCTTTTTTGACTCtattgaaatgtaaatgtggcaGCTCTGGAACAAAGATGAAAAAGTCTGGTTTTGGCAGCTTTATATAAAATCAGCGCAgcctctgaacacacacacacacacacacacacacacacacacacacacacacacacacacacacattcagaaacGAATGCAATGCCAGTGAATTATGTGGGAGACAGGACACATGCACAGGGTTTCTGTGGCTGAAGGAGGACTTTTGAGGGCTTGTGATCAGTATAAACAACGGATTCACAGACAAACGTGtgataaaaacaattattttacaaCAAATGATGCCCTATGGAATAACGTTATCATTGGCTTCAGCTTACAGGTTTAAAATTAGACCTAAATGAATGCAACCATAGACGTGGGCTGTATtgtgattctctctctccctccctctggcTCTCTGATGACTCATCCTGTACAACTTGTCCTCAGACCCCGACATACTCAACCTTGCTTTGTACACACTAGCCATCCTTCTGGCTACATCTCCGCAGAGGATCTTGAAATGATTCAGGCACTGTAAAGCCTTTAGATCCAGAAGTGCTTCATAGCTTTTGCTGTGCTGACACACCCTTCCAGTAGTCCAGGATGTCATGTAGGTCCTCCCCCTTGGCAAACTGGACCTTCTTGCGCAGTGCATTTCCGGCTGTAATGTAACAGGACTCCTCGTGTGGACCCTTTCTGTATGGACGGAAGCGCTCCCAGATTCGCAGTGTGCTTTCTGTGGAGTACTCCGGACTGGACGAGTACCCGGAGTAATTTTGTTGGTGGGGCGATAGCTGAGAATAAGAACCAGCGTCTCTCTTGGCACGTGACAGGGGCTTGAGGAAAGATGCTCTTTGTGCAGGGGAATCATGGGAGCCCTCGTAATAAAGGGCAGGGACCGAATGACGATGCTCTGCACAGTGGAAGTCTGGATGTACCTCCAAGTGCTGCTGAAGTCTCACACCATCCACATTGACTCCATCCATTTTACAACCTACACCACCACCAACCAAGGGTAGTTTATCCAGAGGTTTCCCACAGCGGATCGGGCTTCCCTTCTCAGGATACTGACAGGGATCAGGACTACGTGGTTCTGGCACATCCAGGCTGTACACCCGAGCTTTTCCACTAACAGGACCACAATGCTTCTTAGAAGAGCTGACAATCACAGCTGCATCTGCACTCATCTGTCGCTGAATAGGTCTCACTGCCGTTGCTGGTGGCGGTGGACGATATGGCGGCGAGACAAAGCCGCCTCCTGTAATCCCTGGCCTTTCAGAAAGGGAAGTTGTAAGAGgcagaggaggtggaggaggaattTTTGGGGATTGCAGGACCTGACAGGCTTCGCTGATACCGGGGGGAAGTGGTATTAGCCCTCTGGTTATGGAGGAAGTGCTACTAGGTGGTGGTGATGTGGGATTACCACTCAGTGTGGTGGCAGAGGACACTGCAGCTGCTACAGAGTCGAGTTTAAGAGCATCAATGCAGTTATTAATGATCTGGTTAACCTTATCAACTTCCATTGCAATAGTAGAGATCTCAGATGCTGACCCACGACAATCTTCACCATCCGAGTCATCTAACAGGTCACTACCCTCTTCCTCCATTAGGTCTTCTGCTCTAACAGCATGCCTTACTCCATCTCGCCCTCTCTCGTCTCCTGCTCCTGAGGTCCTAACATCCATGTAGTTGCTCTTGGTTGCCATTGCCTCAGAGAAGGCCGTGGCCAGCTTCTCTACTTGAGGAATGGTGGAGAGACGCGAGGAACTGGTATTACCAGGGCCATGACCGAGCATGCCTGAGCCAGAGGAGGACATGGAGAGCTTTCCATGGTGATGTTGGTGGTGGGTCTGGTCATGTAGCTTCTGCACTGCTGACGGATCACTGGCAGCCGAAGCTGCAACCTCGGGTCCATATCGCATTTCTAGGATGGTCTTTTTTACACAAattgatttttctttctcttcttgcCTTCGACGCCTCCttaaacagtaataaaccaGGCCAAGAACAATCAGCATCCCAAACAGGCAGCCCACAATGGTCATAATGTAATGTGTGGTAGTGGATGGGGTGGGTAGTAAGTCATCTGTAGTAGGAGTCCGAGTGGAAAAGTGAAGACAGGTGTGGTTAAAACGCTGTGAGTTGCGTATGGAGGCCACACAAAAAGTGTAGTTGGTGTTTGGTAGGAGCTTGTTTAGTGTAATGAGCTCCTTCTTGTTTTTCAGGTTCATCACATCAGAAACAAAGCTCTGATTGTACTGTACTAAGATGTACATCTTGCTGTAGGGCCGCGGTATCTGCACGAGCAGGGACGCTGAAGAAAGAGACACGTGTTGAAGTGTGATACTGGGACTGAATGTGTTCTCAGAGGAAGACAAGGTCGTGGGCTGAAAACGATCAAACATATCAGGCCCCATGCCCGAGGAATCCAAATCCGGTGGCAATGAAGTCATCCCTGGGATAAACACTCCATCTCTGCACATGGAGGCAAGGATGTTGAGAGCACTTCGACCAGGTCCTCCGACGGGACTTAGCAAAGGATAGCCGAAAAGCTCCCGTGGAGTCTCACACTGTAATCGATCGTAGGTGTGTGTGACATTGTTGAAGGCCTCCAACCAAACAAGGAAGCTGTATAGATCACAGCCACAGTGAAACGGGTTCCCTGCCAGCTCACACACCATCAGCCTTCCTAACACTCTGAACGTGGACGAGTCCAATCGAGCCAGCTTGTTAGAGGACAAGTCCAGACTGCTGAGGCTGGGGCATTCCCAGAAGGCATTTGTGGCAATGACCTCAATGAGATTGTGCTGCAAGAAGAGGCATTGTATACGTCCCAGTCCTCGCAACATGCCCTCGGTCAGATTGGTCAGTTTGTTGTAGCCCAGCTGCAGCACCTGAAGGTTCGCCTGGCCAGCGAAGGCACCGTCCTCGATGTATGAGATCTCGTTCTTGGTCAGGTTGAGGTCTGTCAGGTTCGTGAAGCGGCTCAGTGACGAGAAGAAGATGGCCTTGAGCTTGTTCTCATTTAGACGTAAATCGTGCACCGTGTTGTTGATGTGCTGAGGGATCGTCTCATACGGCGGCTGGTTCTGACTGCAGATGGCCAGCCATACGTAGCCCTTATCCCCCTCGATGAGCCAGCAGTCACCACAGACAAGGTCTGGTGCTGAAAATAGcagaagaagagaaggaaagagcaGAAGGGCAACGTTCGCAGAAGACAGAGCATATGACTTGGTCTTCATGATGAGGAGAAATTGTGGAAAAAGAAAGTAGATAATATCTAGTCCACAAAGCTGGCAGGAAGAAGTAGGCACTGGTTCCGTACAGTCACTGCCATGGGCACACCGTGGGCTCTAACACATTCGCCATATAGGACTGCAGTCCTGACTCTCATTAGGCTGCCACATCGTCTCCTCATGGGATCGGATCCTGGCTTGGAGCGAGATTCCCTGTAgagtgaaaagaaataaaatgaacagggGTGTAAATAGTGGAAAGTAAAAAGCCAGTATTCATCAAACTCAAGTCAAGACAacagcttgatttttttttaaatatcacagcagcttatttatttatttatttatttatttatttatttatttatttacaaaatgtaaattGCATTGTGAACAACACGATGTGATGCTAGTCGTGTCACTGACACCTGCTGAATACTGAGCTCTCTGTTAGCCTGTAGCAGTACTGAGGACTTGTTACAGACATGTCTGTTGCTTTACTCCAGTAATTAAATGACAGAATACACCACCATCTCCCCTTTAACTTTCATTTGCCCTAATTATATCAGGATGTGTTTGGCAGGGAAATCAGACAAGGTGTTTGCTAAATGGGGCTCATCCATCTTTCTGTGCCACCTGTTTCCCTCCATGATCCTGAACTCATGAGGACTTTCAGGCATGACACATGTCATTAATCACCAGATGGAACAAGGTCACATACAGCCCTTATTCTGCCCCTCACACCTCACCCAGTCTGCACACTGAGACAAGCGCCTGGAATTGTCTAGTAATCAAGAGATTTGACATGAAATGCAGAGTTCAGGTTGTTGTCCAAAGTCTTTTACTCTGTTAATTCTCCTCAGGCTTTGGAGTAATGCTGGTGAGActtgtagaggtgtagaggtgtagatgtagaggtgtagaggtgtagagatgtagaggtgtagaggtgtagagatgtagatgtagaggtgtagaggtgtagagatgtagagatgtagatgtagaggtgtagaggtgtagagatgtagaggtgtagaggtgtagagatgtagagatgtagaggtgtagagatgtagagatgtagaggtgtagatgtagaggtgtagaggtgtagaggtgtagaggtgtagagatgtagagatgtagaggtgtagatgtagaggtgtagaggtgtagaggtgtagaggtgtagagatgtagaggtgtagatgtagaggtgtagaggtgtagagatgtagaggtgtagatgtagaggtgtagatgtagaggtgtagaggtgtagaggtgtagaggtgtagatgtagaggtgtagagatgtagaggtgtagaggtgtagaggtgtagatgtagaggtgtagaggtgtagaggtgtagagatgtagaggtgtagaggtgtagaggtgtagatgtagaggtgtagaggtgtagagatgtagaggtgtagagatgtagaggtgtagaggtgtagaggtgtagatgtagaggtgtagaggtgtagagatgtagaggtgtagaggtgtagaggtgtagaggtgtagatgtagaggtgtagaggtgtagaggtgtagaggtgtagaggtgtagatgtagaggtgtagaggtgtagaggtgtagaggtgtagaggtgtagatgtagaggtgtagaggtgtagagatgtagaggtgtagatgtagaggtgtagaggtgtagatgtagaggtgtagaggtgtagaggtgtagagatgtagagatgtagaggtgtagaggtgtagacatgtagaggtgtagatgtagaggtgtagagatgtagaggtgtagatgtagaggtgtagaggtgtagatgtagaggtgtagagatgtagaggtgtagatgtagaggtgtagagatgtagaggtgtagaggtgtagatgtagaggtgtagagatgtagaggtgtagaggtgtagagatgtagagatgtagaggtgtagaggtgtagacatgtagaggtgtagaggtgtagagatgtagaggtgtagatgtagaggtgtagaggtgtagacatgtagaggtgtagatgtagaggtgtagaggtgtagatgtagaggtgtagaggtgtagagatgtagaggtgtagaggtgtagagatgtagatgtagaggtgtagaggtgtagagatgtagagatgtagatgtagaggtgtagaggtgtagaggtgtagagatgtagagatgtagatgtagaggtgtagaggtgtagaggtgtagatgtagaggtgtagaggtgtagagatgtagaggtgtagaggtgtagagatgtagatgtagaggtgtagaggtgtagagatgtagagatgtagatgtagaggtgtagaggtgtagagatgtagaggtgtagaggtgtagaggtgtagaggtgtagagatgtagagatgtagaggtgtagagatgtagagatgtagaggtgtagatgtagaggtgtagaggtgtagaggtgtagaggtgtagagatgtagagatgtagaggtgtagatgtagaggtgtagaggtgtagaggtgtagaggtgtagagatgtagaggtgtagatgtagaggtgtagaggtgtagagatgtagaggtgtagatgtagaggtgtagatgtagaggtgtagaggtgtagaggtgtagaggtgtagatgtagaggtgtagagatgtagaggtgtagaggtgtagaggtgtagatgtagaggtgtagaggtgtagagatgtagaggtgtagatgtagaggtgtagatgtagaggtgtagaggtgtagagatgtagaggtgtagagatgtagaggtgtagaggtgtagaggtgtagatgtagaggtgtagaggtgtagagatgtagaggtgtagaggtttttgtagaggtgtagaggttgtagatgtagaggtgttagaggtgtagaggtgtagaggtgtaggATGTAGAAGGTTGTTAGAGGTGTAGAatgtaagagtgtgtagagGTGTTAGCGGTGTAGAAGGTGTAGAGGTGTGAGTGGTAGTAGGATGTAGAGGTTGTAGAGGTGTAGATGTAGAGGGTAGGGTAGGAGGTTGTTAGtagtgtagagatgtagagattTGTAGAGCGTGTAGAGATTGTAGAGGTTGTTAGAGATGTTGTAGAGGTTTAGAGGTTGTGTATAAGATGTAGGATGTAgagggtgtagagtgtagagtgtagagattGTAAGCTGGTTAGAGGTGTTAGTATgttagaggtgtagaggtgtagaggtgtagatgtagaggtgtagaggtgtagagatgtagaggtgtagaggtgtagaggtgtagaggtgtagagatgTTGCTTCAACTTCAAGAACTGAACAGTCACAAAGTTTGAAAAACACTTTAAACTCTACACAAATatgaattataataaatattgtgtatCAGATCTCTGCACTTTTATGTCTGTACTggaggttctctctctctctctctctctctctctctctctctcttttgctctctctctctctctctctctctctctctctctctctctctctctctctctctctatctatctctatttctctctctctctctctctctctctctctctctctctctctctctctctcttttgctctctctcttttgctctctctctctctctctcttgctctctctcttttgatctctctctctctctctctctctcttttgatctctctctctctctctctctctcttttgctctctctctctctctctctctctctctctctctctctctctctctctctctctctctctctctctatcctcgtCTTTAAGGCCACAGGAGATATGAACTGGTTCGGCGTTCCACATACTGCGGCCAAAAAAGGAGCTTTAATCAGGGTCGGGGCTCAGAAACATGGTGAGGTGCATcccaaagagacagacagagtgttgtgtgtgtggtgtgtgtgtgagtgtgtgagtgtgtgtgtgtgtgtgtgtgtgtgtgtgagtgtgtgtgtgtgtgtgtgtgtgtgtgtgtgtttacaaagaCTGACAGAACTGGAGGACGAGAAGCATAGAGgggttttaaaatatttactccACTAACTACCTAAAAAGCTTTTATTAGCAGCAACACAATTTTTACATAAACACTAACTCAGTAACTCAGCTGTGATGAAAGTCCTCAAacttcagcagcagcagtttaATGATCATCTGCAGATCTCATTCTCCAAGAggaacagaaacatacacactctAATAATTACAGCAAGGGCATGAAAGGTGTATATCATAGCttactcctacacacacacacacacacacacacacacacacacacacacacacacacacacacacacacatacacacacacgcacacacgcacacgcacatgcgcacacgcacacacacacacatacacatacacacacacgcacacacgcacacacacacacacacacacgcgcgcgcacgcacacacacacacacacacgcacacacacacacacacacacacgcgcgcgcacgcacacacacacacacgcaaacacgcacacacgcatgcacacacacacacgcatgcacacacacatacacacacacacacacacacacacacacacacacacacacacacttacacacacgcacatgcgcacatgcacacacacacacacacacacacacacacacacacagacgcacacacacacacacacacacacacacacacacacacacacacacacacacacacacacacacacacacacacacacatctttctgACATTTCCCCAGGCCCTGCTGTAGAAAAATCCAGTTTTGCCCCACTGCTTTGTTTTTAGaaatatgttgtgtgtgtggggtttgggGATTGTACCAAGTGTGAAGTTACAGTCTTCTGTGCagaatgatctctctctctctctctctctctctctctctctctctctctctctctctatctatctatctatctatctctatctcgttttctttttctctccatctccttGCCTCTCCCCATCTCTCAGTGGTGATTAGTGCTCTGAGGGTCCTGCATGTCAGGAACCTTTCACCTCACCTCTGACCTCATCAGGTCATACCCTCATCAGCTCCTGTGGAGTTTAGAAGTCAAGGTGAGGAGGAGACACACGTCTGACTGCAGTGGAGgtcagtcctgataatgcagcacttatagatCTGAGgcagtgaatataatgatggtgaggtgttaatcagggtgattgtctggggaaaggaactgttcctgtgtctgggagTTTTAGTAAACAAAGTTCTTCAGCTCTCCGTTCTCTCAGGTGCTACAgagcattatcaggactgtcagtcatcacatcatctgtattacacactactgctgctgtatgtCGCTCAGAAgcttaatattacacaatattgttatcactctcacactttatgtacagaactgatctgtcatatattctgtatttatatttaatactctTATTGTCTATCGTATCAcatctgtattgttttatatagtttagtgttatttttgtctgtacCTCGAGTCagaaacagctggaaccaaatcaACATcgacacacttatacacaataAACCAGATTCTGATCAGATcactgctcagtgtgtgtggagtgtatgGAGTGTATGGAGAATGGAGTGTATGGAGTATGGAGTGTATGGAGTATGGAGTGTATGGAATGTATGGAGTATGGAGTGTATGGAATGTATGGAGTATGGAGTGTATGGAGTGTATGGAGTGTATGGAGTGTATGGAGTATGGAGTGTATGGAATGTATGGAGTATGGAGTGTATGGAGTATGGAGTGTATGGAGTGTATGGAGTGTATGGAGTGTATGGAGTGTATGGAGTATGGAGTGTATGGAGTATGGAGTGTATGGAGTGTATGGAGTGTATGGAGTATGGAGTGTATGGAGTGTATGGAGTGTAGGGAGTGTACGGAGTGTACGGAGTGTATGGAGTGTACGGAGTGTATGGAGTGTATGGAGTGTATGGAGTATGGAGTGTATGGAGTGTATGGAGTGTATGGAGTGTATGGAGTGTATGGAGTGTATGGAGCATACTGCAGTAAACTGCCCCGTGTTTCCCTCTGTAAGGTTTACTTTAGTCAGATTTAACATAAGATGTAAGTATTTATGTCTCGGTTGTGTTTCCTCTCCACATGAGAGCAGGTGGTGGTCCTGACAGACTGGACTGTGTGGGAGGACAGAAGAAGAACAGGACAGGAAATGAGGTCAGACTAGAGGACAGTGAAGTGTGACCCAGTTTACACTCAGTCTCAGAATTCACCTGCAGAAACACGGCCAGGGAACGACCTACATCCTGGATttaacctgcacacacacacacacacacacacacacacacacacacacacacacacacacacacacacacacacacacagtttctctctctgcagagcAAATGATACCAGAGACTGTTCCTCTATAGGGACCAAAATGTTGACTAAAAGGCTTCCAtacaccctgtgtgtgtgtgtgtgtgtgtgtgtgtgtgtgtgtgtgtgtgtgtgtgtgtgtgtgtgtgtgtgtgtgtgtgtgtgtctttgtgtgtgtgtgtgtgtgtgtgtgtgtgtgtgtgtgtgtgtgtgtgtgtgtatgtgtgtgtgtgtgtgtgtgtgtgtatgtgtgtgtgtgtgtgtgtgtttgtgtgtgtgtgtttgaatatgtgtgtgtgtgtgtgtgtgtctgtgtgtgtgtctttgtgtgtgtctttgtgtgtgtgtgtgtgtgtgtgtgtgtgtgtgtgtgtatgtgtgtgtctgagtgtgtctgtgtgtgtgtgtgtgtgtgtgtgtgtgtgtgtgtttgtgtgtgtgtctgtgtgtgtgtgtgtgtgtgtgtatgtgtgtttgtgtgtctgtctgtgtgtgtgtatgtgtgtttgtgtgtgtgtgtgtgtgtgtttgtgtgtgtgtctgtgcgcgtctgtgtgtgtttgtgtgtgtgtgtgtgtgtctgtgcgcgtctgtgtgtgtgtgtttgtgtgtctgtgtgtgtgtgtttgtgtgtctgtgtgtgtgtgtgtctgtgtctgtgtgtctgtgtctgtgtgtgtgtgtttgtgtgtgtgtgtgtgtgtgtgtttgtgtgtgtgtgtgtgtgtgtgtgtgtgtgtttgtgtgtgtgtgtgtgtgtgtgtgtgtgtgtatgtgtgtgtgtgtgtgtttgtgggtgtgtgtgtgtgtgtgtgtgtgtgtttgtgtgtgtgtgtgtgtttgtgtgtgtgtgtgtgtgtgggtgtgtgtgtgtttgtgtgtggtgtgtgtgtgtgtgtgtgtgtgtgtgtgtgtgtgtgtgtgtgtgtgtgtgtgtgtttgtgtgtgtgtgtgtgtgtttgtatgtgtgggtgtgtgtgtgtgtgtgtgtgtgtttgtgtgtgtgtgtgtgtgtgtgtgtgtgtgtgtttgtgtgtgtgtgtttgtatgtgtgtgtgtgtgtgtgtgtgtatgtgtgtttgtgtgtgtgtgtttgtgtgtgtgtgtgtgtgtgtgtttgtatgtgtgtgtgtgtgtgtgtgtgtgtgtgtgtgtgtgttttgtataacTCCACATGTGTTCTGTGTGTAACGTTGCACAGAGGTATTTATTATGCACATTAAATCTACAACTAATTAAGGAGACATTTCACTCCTCTGTAACAGACCTTTAGATCCTGCAGAATTTGGTTAgactaatattttataatattcagTGTTGATGGGGATTAAATattagtgtgtttactgtgtgtttactgtgtgtttactgtgtgtttactgtgtgtttactgtgtgcactttgtgtgtttactgtgtgtttactgtgtgtttactgtgtgtttactgtgtgtttactgtgtgtttactgtgtgtactttgtgtgtttactgtgtgcactttgtgtgtttactgtgtgtttactgtgtgtttactgtgtgtactttgtgtgtttactgtgtgtttactgtgtgtttactgtgtgtttactgtgtttactgtgtgtactttgtgtgtttactgtgtgtttactgtgtgtttactgtgtgtttactgtgtttactgtgtgtactttgtgtgtttactgtgtgtttactgtgtgtttactgtgtgtttactgtgtgtttactgtgtttactgtgtgtactttgtgtgtttactgtgtttactgtgtgtttactgtgtgtttactgtgtttactgtgtgtactttgtgtgtttactgtgtgcactttgtgtgtttactgtgtgtttactgtgtgtttactgtgtgtactttgtgtactttgtgtgtttactgtgtgtttactgtgtgtttactgtgtttactgtgtgtactttgtgtgtttactgtgtttactgtgtgtttactgtgtgtttactgtgtttactgtgtgtactttgtgtgtttactgtgtttactgtgtgtttactgtgtgtttactgtgtttactgtgtgtactttgtgtgtttactgtgtttactgtgtgtactTTGACATGAAGTGTAAAATAAAGGTGTGTTTCTGTGGCTTGCTGCTGAACCTGATGTCAGATGTAACCTGTAGTTGGTGCTGTACAGGAGCGTAATACAGCGTAATTACGACATGCTGTACAGGAGCGTAATACAGCGTAATTACGACATGCTGTACAGGAGCGTAATACAGCGTAATTACGACATGCTGTACAGGAGCGTAATACAGCGTAATTACGACATGCTGTACA is a genomic window of Tachysurus fulvidraco isolate hzauxx_2018 chromosome 15, HZAU_PFXX_2.0, whole genome shotgun sequence containing:
- the LOC113662415 gene encoding protein phosphatase 1 regulatory subunit 29 encodes the protein MKTKSYALSSANVALLLFPSLLLLFSAPDLVCGDCWLIEGDKGYVWLAICSQNQPPYETIPQHINNTVHDLRLNENKLKAIFFSSLSRFTNLTDLNLTKNEISYIEDGAFAGQANLQVLQLGYNKLTNLTEGMLRGLGRIQCLFLQHNLIEVIATNAFWECPSLSSLDLSSNKLARLDSSTFRVLGRLMVCELAGNPFHCGCDLYSFLVWLEAFNNVTHTYDRLQCETPRELFGYPLLSPVGGPGRSALNILASMCRDGVFIPGMTSLPPDLDSSGMGPDMFDRFQPTTLSSSENTFSPSITLQHVSLSSASLLVQIPRPYSKMYILVQYNQSFVSDVMNLKNKKELITLNKLLPNTNYTFCVASIRNSQRFNHTCLHFSTRTPTTDDLLPTPSTTTHYIMTIVGCLFGMLIVLGLVYYCLRRRRRQEEKEKSICVKKTILEMRYGPEVAASAASDPSAVQKLHDQTHHQHHHGKLSMSSSGSGMLGHGPGNTSSSRLSTIPQVEKLATAFSEAMATKSNYMDVRTSGAGDERGRDGVRHAVRAEDLMEEEGSDLLDDSDGEDCRGSASEISTIAMEVDKVNQIINNCIDALKLDSVAAAVSSATTLSGNPTSPPPSSTSSITRGLIPLPPGISEACQVLQSPKIPPPPPLPLTTSLSERPGITGGGFVSPPYRPPPPATAVRPIQRQMSADAAVIVSSSKKHCGPVSGKARVYSLDVPEPRSPDPCQYPEKGSPIRCGKPLDKLPLVGGGVGCKMDGVNVDGVRLQQHLEVHPDFHCAEHRHSVPALYYEGSHDSPAQRASFLKPLSRAKRDAGSYSQLSPHQQNYSGYSSSPEYSTESTLRIWERFRPYRKGPHEESCYITAGNALRKKVQFAKGEDLHDILDYWKGVSAQQKL